A stretch of DNA from Flavobacteriaceae bacterium MAR_2009_75:
AAAGTTACCATCAAAATCTGTAGAGGTACCTACCGTTGTACCTTGAACTACTACACTTGCCCCTGGCAGTGGCTCATTAATCTCACCGTCAATAACAGTACCGGTAATCGTACCTTGTGAAAATGCTACGGCCGCGATGAAGAAGGCGACCATTGTAAAATAAATTTTTCTCATTTGTTTGTATATGTTAGTCTTCAAATTTCGCTGCAAAAATGCTCCATTTTATACTCACAAACATTAACACAACGTTAAATTACTTCACACAAAATTAACAAGAAATAAACATAAAATGAATTGACTAACAGTTAATTATGGAATCTTACAGAATTTATAAGAAAATGTTAACTCAACTCTTAAAAGACTGCAATAATCGAAGTGTAGAGGCGTCATGACTGCTAATTTCAGAACCTTCGATATCTTTTAAAATTTTACCTGCCAATTGTTTGCCAAGTTCTACGCCCCATTGATCATAACTAAAAATATTCCAGATTATGCCCTGCGCAAATATTTTATGTTCGTAGAGCGCTATTAGGCTACCTAAACTTTTCGGAGTTAGTTTGTCGATCAATATAGTGTTAGTCGGCTTGTTACCTTCAAATACTTTAAAAGGAACCAATTTATTAATTGCATCTTCGTTCATACCTTTCTCTTCCAACTCACTACGCACCTCCTCCGCGGTCTTACCGTTCATCAAGGCCTCAGTTTGAGCAAAGAAATTTGCCATTAACTTATTGTGATGGTCAACATCTCCATGCAATGATTTTTTAAACCCAATGAAATCAGCAGGAATAAGTTTTGTGCCTTGATGTATCAACTGAAAAAAGGCATGTTGAGAATTTGTACCCGGTTCTCCCCAAATAATCGTACCCGTCTCATAGCTCACCTTGTTGCCGTTTCGGTCGACACTTTTACCATTACTCTCCATAATTCCCTGCTGTAGATAGGCTGAAAATCTACTTAAATACTGGGTGTAAGGTATTATCGCTTCGGTCTCCGCACCATAGAAATTGTTGTACCAAACACTGATCAATGCAAGCAAAACTGGAATGTTCTCTTTAAAATCAGCTGTTTTAAAATGCTCATCCATTTCATTGGCACCATCTAAAAGAGCATCAAAATTTTCAAAGCCTACAGCGAGGGCAATAGAAAGACCTACGGCGCTCCATAACGAAAAACGACCTCCGACCCAATCCCACATCGGGAAAACATTTTCGGCATCAATGCCAAAGTCTGATATAGCTTTGGTATTA
This window harbors:
- a CDS encoding glucose-6-phosphate isomerase; the encoded protein is MALHNIDPTSLPVWDKLSKHFSKTKELHLKDFFANDKARAEGFSLEWNDFLVDFSKNRISEETLQLLFELADEVKLKEAISKQFSGQHINQTEDRAVLHTALRAKSNDEIEVDGHSVVPEVYEVKEHIKSFTDEVINGQRKGYSGKAFTDVVNIGIGGSDLGPAMVTEALKFYKNQLKTHFVSNVDGDHVHEILKELNPETTLFVVVSKTFTTQETLSNATTIKKWFLKHATQEDIAKHFAAVSTNTKAISDFGIDAENVFPMWDWVGGRFSLWSAVGLSIALAVGFENFDALLDGANEMDEHFKTADFKENIPVLLALISVWYNNFYGAETEAIIPYTQYLSRFSAYLQQGIMESNGKSVDRNGNKVSYETGTIIWGEPGTNSQHAFFQLIHQGTKLIPADFIGFKKSLHGDVDHHNKLMANFFAQTEALMNGKTAEEVRSELEEKGMNEDAINKLVPFKVFEGNKPTNTILIDKLTPKSLGSLIALYEHKIFAQGIIWNIFSYDQWGVELGKQLAGKILKDIEGSEISSHDASTLRLLQSFKS